Proteins encoded within one genomic window of Macaca thibetana thibetana isolate TM-01 chromosome 3, ASM2454274v1, whole genome shotgun sequence:
- the ATP5MF gene encoding ATP synthase subunit f, mitochondrial: MASVVPVKDKKLLEVKLGELPSWILMRDFSPSGILGAFQRGYYRYYNKYINVKKGSISGITMVLACYVLFNYSISYKHLKHERLRKYH, encoded by the exons ATGGCGTCAGTCG TACCAGTGAAGGACAAGAAACTTCTGGAGGTCAAACTGGGGGAGCTGCCAAGCTGGATCTTGATGCGGGACTTCAGCCCTAGTGGCATTCTCGGAGCATTTCAAAGAG GTTACTACCGGTACTACAACAAGTACATTAACGTGAAGAAGGGGAGCATCTCGGGGATTACCATGGTGCTGGCATGCTACGTGCTCTTCAACTACAGCATTTCCTACAAGCATCTCA AGCACGAGCGGCTCCGCAAATACCACTGA